From Algoriphagus sp. NG3, the proteins below share one genomic window:
- a CDS encoding efflux RND transporter periplasmic adaptor subunit, with protein sequence MKNQIFMLLSLCGTLWITSCNSHGEEHHEAETTFQVTSPLIMDTLITKDYVSQIHSIQHIELRAQERGYLQKIYVDEGQLVKKGQLMFKIMPKLYEAEQQSAAAEVDFAEIEYQNTKTLADRNIVAPNELAMAKAKLAKAKAELALAEVHLQFTEIRAPFDGIIGRFRVREGSLLDEGELLSEFSDNSKMWVYYNVPEAEYLEYQAEVKSDDDVIVNLLMANNKHFTYPGVVETIVADFNNETGNIAFRATFPNPDGLLRHGETGNVEMSIQLKDALLIPQKATFEVLDKKYVYVVDDENKIRSREVTIAAELPHIYAISGGLETTDKILLEGLRLVRENDEIHYDFVQPHTALSQLDLYAE encoded by the coding sequence ATGAAAAATCAAATTTTCATGCTCTTGAGCCTGTGTGGCACTTTGTGGATCACAAGCTGCAACTCACACGGAGAAGAGCATCATGAGGCAGAAACTACCTTTCAGGTAACCAGCCCATTAATCATGGATACATTGATCACTAAAGATTATGTCTCCCAAATACATTCTATCCAGCATATAGAGCTGCGTGCCCAAGAAAGAGGCTACCTGCAGAAGATCTATGTAGATGAAGGCCAACTTGTAAAAAAAGGCCAACTCATGTTCAAAATTATGCCTAAGCTCTATGAAGCAGAGCAGCAAAGTGCGGCAGCAGAAGTAGATTTTGCTGAGATCGAATATCAAAACACCAAAACTCTGGCTGACAGAAACATTGTCGCCCCCAATGAATTGGCCATGGCAAAGGCAAAATTGGCGAAAGCAAAAGCAGAGCTGGCTCTTGCAGAAGTACACCTCCAATTCACAGAGATCAGAGCCCCTTTTGATGGAATTATCGGTCGATTCCGAGTAAGAGAAGGAAGCTTACTGGATGAAGGAGAGCTGCTTTCAGAATTCTCCGACAATAGCAAAATGTGGGTTTATTATAATGTCCCTGAAGCAGAGTATTTAGAATACCAGGCAGAGGTGAAGAGTGACGATGATGTGATAGTCAACCTCCTGATGGCAAACAATAAGCATTTTACTTATCCCGGAGTAGTAGAAACCATAGTGGCAGATTTCAACAATGAGACTGGAAATATTGCCTTCAGAGCCACATTTCCAAATCCGGACGGTCTACTCAGACATGGAGAAACAGGTAATGTAGAGATGAGTATCCAGCTCAAGGATGCATTGCTTATTCCACAGAAAGCAACTTTTGAAGTACTGGATAAGAAATACGTGTATGTCGTGGATGATGAAAATAAAATCCGCTCCAGAGAGGTAACTATTGCTGCTGAACTTCCGCACATTTATGCTATTTCAGGTGGTTTGGAAACGACTGATAAGATCCTTCTGGAAGGACTTAGACTGGTTAGGGAAAATGACGAAATCCATTACGATTTCGTGCAGCCGCACACCGCATTGTCCCAGTTAGACTTGTATGCCGAGTAG